Part of the Bacteroidota bacterium genome is shown below.
TGACCAAAAGCTGGGAATAGTGAGTATGCAGGAAGGATTCACCCCTCTTGAGCCTATTACCATTAATAAAAAAAAAGTATATATTAAACATGAACAATTGTTTAGTACAGGCAGCTATAAGGACCGAGGAGCAACAACGCTTATCAGCAAAGTGAAACAATTGGGTATAGACATGGTAATACAGGATAGCAGCGGCAATGCAGGCTGTGCTATTGCTGCTTATGCGGCTAAAGCCGGAATAAACTGCCATATTTATTTGCCTGAAAATACATCGCCCAATAAAATTGCACAAATGCAGGCTTATGGGGCCACAATAGTGAAAGTACAAGGAAACAGGGAAGATACAGCCAATGCAACATTAAAAGCAGCAGAAAAAACTTACTATGCAAGCCATTCTTACAACCCCTGGTTTTTTGAGGGGACTAAAACATTTGCATTTGAAATATGTGAACAACAAGGATGGAAAGCGCCTGATGCCATTGTGCTTCCTGCGGGAAATGGAACACTTGTTATTGGCTGTTTTATTGGCTTTAATCAACTGGCTAAAGCAGGTATTATTACTAAAATTCCTAAAATTATTGCTATACAAACGCAAGCTTGCAATCCGTTAAGTATTATGTTTCATAAAAATTTACCTGAACTGCCTTCTGTTGAAAGTAC
Proteins encoded:
- a CDS encoding threonine synthase — its product is MKLIDPESKQEYNCNSPIWISPANNLLSIEFDAAFNLDAIKKKQSNLWRYEDAIAIDQKLGIVSMQEGFTPLEPITINKKKVYIKHEQLFSTGSYKDRGATTLISKVKQLGIDMVIQDSSGNAGCAIAAYAAKAGINCHIYLPENTSPNKIAQMQAYGATIVKVQGNREDTANATLKAAEKTYYASHSYNPWFFEGTKTFAFEICEQQGWKAPDAIVLPAGNGTLVIGCFIGFNQLAKAGIITKIPKIIAIQTQACNPLSIMFHKNLPELPSVESTATYAEGIAIAKPIRAKQIVSSVKETKGTFISVNEEEIKTAWTEMARIGNYIEPTSAATIAGLKQYIKNNDDELVVSLFSGHGLKSKPLF